Sequence from the Acidimicrobiia bacterium genome:
TCTCGGATCGAGGCGCGACGGCAAGGCCGGCCTGGTTGCGATCGTGTCGCCCGATCTGGTGAAGTCCGGAATCTCCGCCGCCGAGATCCTGCTGCCGGCGGCTCGGGCGGTCGGTGGCGGCGGGAGTCGCGATCCGGAGCTGGCACAGGCCGGCGGTCCGCACGGTGATCGGTTGGGAGACGCCTTGGAAGAGGCGCGCCGTGGCGCCGTCGCCGCGTTGGAGGCGTGACGGTGGGCCGGGTGCTGGCACTCGATCCCGGCGAACGGCGGGTCGGTGTGGCGGTGAGCGACCCCTTGCACATGATCGCCCAGCCGGTGGGAACGATCGACCCCAAGAAGGACCTGGAGGGTTCGGTTCAGAACCTGATCACCCAGTGGGAGGTGGAGAGGGTGATCGTCGGGCTTCCCGTGAGGCTCGATGGTGGAGAGGGCGCTGCCGCCGAGGGCGCCCGGCGGTTCGCCGATGTCGTCGCCGCCGCCTGCTCGATCCCGGTCGAGATGTACGACGAGCGCTTCAGCACGGTGGTGGCCGAGCGGGTGATGATCGAGGGTGGTGCCCGGCGCCGAGTCCGTCGGGAGCGGCGCGACTCCGTGGCCGCCGCCGTGTTCCTGCAGGGGTGGCTCGATCGGGATCGGCGATGAGCCTCGAACTCGAGAGGTATCGACCGCCTCCTCGTCCCGGCCGGTCACGAGCGATCAGGGCGCTGACTGCCATGGCGATCACAGCCGTCTCGTTGCTCGCCGCCTACGCCGGGGTGAAGTGGCTGGCGGCGGAGGTGAGTGATCTGATCGCCGGACCTTCGGTTTCCACCGTGGCTCCGGGAATCCCCGTCGAGTTCGAGGTGGAGCCCGGCGCCAGTGCATCGCAGATAGCGCGCGACCTGGCGGCTGCTGGTGTCGTCGAGTCGGCCTCGGCGTTCGATCGCGTGGTGCGGGAGCAGCGGGCCGCCGATCGCCTTCAGGCGGGCGTCTATCAGTTGGAGACGGGGATGGCGCCGACGGCCGTCCTGGCCCTCCTCATGGAAGGACCTCCTCGGTCCTTCTACCTGCTCACCGTGGTCGAGGGGCTCACCACGGCGCAGATGCTCGAATCGGTTTCCCGCCAGACGGACATCCCCTTCGAAGACCTCACCCGGGTGTTGCTCGACGGGACCGTGACCAGCAGCCTGATGCCGGGAGACGCGACCGCGTTGCAGGACTGGGAAGGTCTCCTCTTCCCCGACACCTACGAGTTCGCTGCGGATGCGACCGCCGCCGACATCCTCGACCGGATGGCGCGCACCGCCGAGCAGAGGGTCGCATCGATCGATTGGAGTGCGCTGGAGGCAGCCGGCTACACCCCTTATGAGGGGTTGATCATCGCCTCCGTGATCGAGCGCGAGGCGGTTCTCGACGACGATCGGCCGCTGGTGGCAGGCGTCATCATGAATCGCCTCGAGGCGGGCATGAAGCTGCAGATGGACGCCACCGTCGTCTATGCACTGGGCGGGCTGCCGCCCGGCGGCTTGACCCTGGCCGACCTCGAGGTCGACTCGCCGTACAACACCTATCGGATCTCCGGCTTGCCTCCGACTCCCATCGCCGGGGTGGGGCCGGCTTCGCTGGCCGCTGCGGCCTCGCCGGCGGAGACCGACCATCTCTACTTCCTGGTGGCCGACGACACCGGAGCGCTGCGCTTCACCGCCGACTTCGACGAGTTCATTCGCTGGCAGCAGGAAGGCGTCGGCGGGTGACCTCGGGAACGAGGGTGGTCGGGGGTCCGGCCGGCATCCGCCTGGCGCTCCTCGGCGATCCGGTGGGCCACTCGCGCTCTCCTGCCATTCACTCCGCGGCGCTCGCCGCTCGCGGCGTCGCCGGGCGGTACGAGGCCAGGCGTGTCGACGAGGCCGGCCTGCTGGCGGCGTTCGAGGAGATCCGATCCGGCGAACTCGATGGGGCAAATGTGACCACCCCTCACAAGGCTCGAGCAGCAACCGCCTGCGATCATCTCTCCCCCGAGGCTCGGGCGGCCGGTGCGGTCAACACGGTTGCAGCCACCGGCGAAGTGTTGTTCGGCTGGAACACGGACGCCGTCGCCGCCGGGGAGATGGTGGCGACCCTTCCCGAAGCGCCGATCCTGGTCCTGGGCGCAGGACCGGCCGCCGCCGCAGTCCTCGTCGGAGTCGACGACCACCAGCGGATCGTGTCGGCGCGCCGACGCTCTGCCGCCCAGGCGCTCGCCGATCGCCTGCCAGGGCCCATCGCCGTGGTCGAGTGGGGAGCTCCGCCACTCGAACCGGTGGTCCTGGTCAACGCCACCAGGATCGGGATGGTGCCCGGAGAAGGCGCCTCGCTGCCCCTCGATGGTGTTCGTGGGGTGATCGACCTGCCGTACGGCGACACGCCCACCGATCTGGTGAAGGCGGCAGGCGCCGCCGGGATCCCTTTCAGGGACGGGGTCGATTTCCTGGTGGCCCAGGCGGCGGCGGCGTTCGAGATCTGGACCGGTGTGGTCGCTCCGCGCGCCGTCATGCATGCCGCCGCCACTGGCACCTGATCGCTCAAGCCCGCTGACATTGCTGCCGAAATCCACCGTGATGGGCTGATCGCGGCCCCGGAGGAATCGTGGCAGAGAGCCGTCCACTCGGATCGGTGCTGGTCGACTCGGGCATGGTGTCCGACGAGGACATGGACCGCGCCCGCGGGATTCAGGCCGAGTCCGGCGAGGCGCTGACCGAGGTCCTCGTCGATGAGGGCATCGTCGAGGAGATCGAGCTGGTACGCGCCCTGGCGCGCCACATCGGCGTCGAGTTCATCAACCTTGCCGAGAGCAACATCGATCCGGCGGCCGCCGCCCTGATCCCCGACACGCTGGCGCGTCGCTACGCGGTGATCCCGGTCGCATTCGAGGGCGAATCCCTGGTGGTCGCCATGGTCGATCCGGGCAACGTGCTCGTGCTCGACGACGTAAGGGCGATCACCGGGCGCCGGATCATCCCCAGGATCGCCACCCGCGCCGACATCGTCGATGCCATCCGGCGCCTCAGCAGGTACGACGAGTCGGTGGCCGATCTTGCCGAGCAGGTCGGCGACGATCTCACCGAGGAGGACATCGGCACCATTCAGGCGGCGGTCGACGAGGCCCCGATCGTGAAGCTGGTGAACACCCTGATCACTCGCGCGGTGAACGAACGCGCCTCCGACCTCCACATCGAACCCGGTGAGCGCGACCTGCGGGTGCGCTTCCGCATCGACGGCGTGCTCCACGAGGTGATGACCACCCCGCGGTCGGTATCCGGCGCCGTGGTGAGCAGGCTGAAGATCATGGCCGATCTCGACATCGCCGAACGCCGCGTCCCTCAGGACGGCAGGGTGAGCCTTCGCGTCGGCGGCCGTCCCATCGACCTGCGGGTGGCCACGCTGCCTTCGATCTATGGAGAGAAGGTGGTGCTGCGAATCCTGGACAAGGACGACGCCATCCTCGGCCTCCCCGAGCTCGGGTTCCTGCCCCGCTCCCTGGAGCGGTTCTCCAAGTCGTACACCCGTCCCTACGGGGCGATCCTGGTCACCGGCCCCACCGGTTCGGGAAAGACGACGACGCTCTACGCCACGCTCGACATCCTCAACCGCCCCGAGGTGAACATCATCACGGTCGAGGACCCGATCGAGTATCGGCTCCCCGGGATCACGCAGGTCCAGGTCCATCGCAAGGCGGGCCTGCAGTTCGCCACGGTTCTCAGGGCGATCCTGCGAAGCGACCCCGACATCGTGCTCGTGGGCGAGGTCCGGGACACCGAGACCGCCAAGATCGCCGTCGAAGCAGCCCTCACCGGGCACCTCGTGCTCTCCACCCTGCACACCAACGATGCGGCGTCGTCGATCGGTCGGCTGATCGAGATGGGCGTCGAGCCGTACCTGGTCGCCTCGGCCATCGACTCCATCCTCGCCCAGCGGCTCGCCCGGCGACTCTGCGACCGCTGCAAGGAGCCGCGGCAGGCTTCGGCCGAG
This genomic interval carries:
- a CDS encoding ATPase, T2SS/T4P/T4SS family produces the protein MVSDEDMDRARGIQAESGEALTEVLVDEGIVEEIELVRALARHIGVEFINLAESNIDPAAAALIPDTLARRYAVIPVAFEGESLVVAMVDPGNVLVLDDVRAITGRRIIPRIATRADIVDAIRRLSRYDESVADLAEQVGDDLTEEDIGTIQAAVDEAPIVKLVNTLITRAVNERASDLHIEPGERDLRVRFRIDGVLHEVMTTPRSVSGAVVSRLKIMADLDIAERRVPQDGRVSLRVGGRPIDLRVATLPSIYGEKVVLRILDKDDAILGLPELGFLPRSLERFSKSYTRPYGAILVTGPTGSGKTTTLYATLDILNRPEVNIITVEDPIEYRLPGITQVQVHRKAGLQFATVLRAILRSDPDIVLVGEVRDTETAKIAVEAALTGHLVLSTLHTNDAASSIGRLIEMGVEPYLVASAIDSILAQRLARRLCDRCKEPRQASAEMIGEMGLDPADGPVTIHFATGCKMCADTGYRGRVAINEVLLVTEEIERMAVERRPSNEVKMVAVEQGMSTLRADGMEKVRLGMTTLEEVLRVVV
- the aroE gene encoding shikimate dehydrogenase (AroE; catalyzes the conversion of shikimate to 3-dehydroshikimate), which codes for MTSGTRVVGGPAGIRLALLGDPVGHSRSPAIHSAALAARGVAGRYEARRVDEAGLLAAFEEIRSGELDGANVTTPHKARAATACDHLSPEARAAGAVNTVAATGEVLFGWNTDAVAAGEMVATLPEAPILVLGAGPAAAAVLVGVDDHQRIVSARRRSAAQALADRLPGPIAVVEWGAPPLEPVVLVNATRIGMVPGEGASLPLDGVRGVIDLPYGDTPTDLVKAAGAAGIPFRDGVDFLVAQAAAAFEIWTGVVAPRAVMHAAATGT
- the mltG gene encoding endolytic transglycosylase MltG; this encodes MSLELERYRPPPRPGRSRAIRALTAMAITAVSLLAAYAGVKWLAAEVSDLIAGPSVSTVAPGIPVEFEVEPGASASQIARDLAAAGVVESASAFDRVVREQRAADRLQAGVYQLETGMAPTAVLALLMEGPPRSFYLLTVVEGLTTAQMLESVSRQTDIPFEDLTRVLLDGTVTSSLMPGDATALQDWEGLLFPDTYEFAADATAADILDRMARTAEQRVASIDWSALEAAGYTPYEGLIIASVIEREAVLDDDRPLVAGVIMNRLEAGMKLQMDATVVYALGGLPPGGLTLADLEVDSPYNTYRISGLPPTPIAGVGPASLAAAASPAETDHLYFLVADDTGALRFTADFDEFIRWQQEGVGG
- the ruvX gene encoding Holliday junction resolvase RuvX; this encodes MTVGRVLALDPGERRVGVAVSDPLHMIAQPVGTIDPKKDLEGSVQNLITQWEVERVIVGLPVRLDGGEGAAAEGARRFADVVAAACSIPVEMYDERFSTVVAERVMIEGGARRRVRRERRDSVAAAVFLQGWLDRDRR